One segment of Chionomys nivalis chromosome 1, mChiNiv1.1, whole genome shotgun sequence DNA contains the following:
- the Sema4f gene encoding semaphorin-4F: protein MLAGAERPRPGPRPPPISPFSALPPSLLLLLLAMLSAPVWGRVPRSVPRTSLPISEADSYLTRFAAPRTYNYSALLVDPASHTLYVGARDSIFALTLPFSGERPRRIDWMVPEAHRQNCRKKGKKEDECHNFIQILAIANASHLFTCGTFAFDPKCGVIDVSSFQQVERLESGRGKCPFEPAQRSAAVMAGGVLYTATVKNFLGTEPIISRAVGRAEDWIRTETLSSWLNAPAFVAAMVLSPAEWGDEGGDDEIFFFFTETSRVLNSYERIKVPRVARVCAGDLGGRKTLQQRWTTFLKADLLCPGPEHGQASGVLQDMTELRPQPGVGTPVFYGIFSSQWEGAAISAVCAFRPQDIRAVLNGPFRELKHDCNRGLPVMDNEVPQPRPGECLTNNMKLQQFGSSLSLPDRVLTFIRDHPLMDRPVFPADGRPLLVTTDTAYLRVVAHRVTSLSGKEYDVLFLGTEDGHIHRAVRIGAQLSVLEDLALFPEPQPVESMKLYHGWLLVGSPTEVTQVNTSNCGRLQSCSECILAQDPVCAWSFRLDACVAHAGEHRGMVQDIESADVSSLCPKEPGEHPVVFEVPVATKGHVVLPCSPSSAWASCVWHQPSGVTALTPRRDGLEVVVTPGAMGAYACECQEGGAARVVAAYSLVWGSQQGPSNRAHTVVGAGLVGFLLGVLVASLTLLLIGRRQQRRRQRELLARDKVGLDLGAPASGTTSYSQDPPSPSPEDERLPLALAKRGSGFGGFPPPFLLDSCSSPAHIRLTGAPLATCDETSI from the exons AGGCTGACTCCTATCTCACACGGTTTGCCGCCCCTCGCACATACAATTACTCTGCTCTCCTCGTGGACCCTGCTTCTCATACACTTTATGTCGGAGCTCGGGACAGCATCTTCGCTTTAACCCTGCCCTTCTCAGGGGAAAGACCCCGCAGG aTTGACTGGATGGTGCCTGAGGCGCACAGACAGAACTGTAGgaaaaaaggcaagaaagag GACGAATGTCACAATTTTATCCAGATTCTCGCCATTGCCAATGCCTCTCACCTCTTCACTTGTGGCACCTTCGCCTTTGATCCGAAGTGCGGGGTTATT GATGTGTCCAGTTTCCAGCAGGTTGAAAGACTTGAGAGTGGCCGGGGGAAATGTCCTTTTGAGCCAGCTCAACGGTCAGCAGCTGTAATGGCTG GGGGCGTCCTCTACACTGCCACTGTGAAAAACTTCCTGGGCACAGAGCCGATCATCTCCCGAGCCGTGGGTCGTGCTGAGGACTGGATTCGAACAGAGACCTTGTCATCCTGGCTTAATG CCCCAGCCTTTGTCGCTGCTATGGTCCTGAGCCCGGCTGAGTGGGGGGATGAAGGTGGAGATgatgaaattttcttcttcttcacggagacctcccgagtgctgaactCCTATGAGCGCATCAAGGTCCCGCGGGTGGCCCGAGTGTGTGCG GGGGACCTAGGGGGCCGGAAGACCCTTCAACAGAGATGGACAACATTTCTAAAGGCCGACCTGCTGTGTCCAGGGCCTGAGCATGGCCAGGCCTCCGGGGTCCTGCAGGATATGACAGAGCTCCGACCTCAGCCAGGAGTGGGGACTCCCGTCTTCTACGGCATCTTTTCCTCTCAGTG GGAAGGAGCTGCCATCTCTGCTGTGTGTGCCTTCCGACCCCAAGATATTCGGGCAGTGCTGAATGGTCCCTTTAGAGAGTTAAAGCATGACTGCAACAGGGGACTGCCTGTCATGGACAACGAGGTGCCCCAGCCCAGACCTGGAGAG TGTCTCACCAACAACATGAAACTCCAACAGTTTGGGTCCTCACTCTCCCTGCCTGACCGAGTGCTCACCTTCATCAGAGACCACCCGCTCATGGACAGGCCCGTGTTTCCAGCTGATGGCCGCCCCCTGCTGGTCACTACAGATACAGCCTATCTCAGAGTTGTGGCCCACAGGGTGACCAGCCTCTCAGGGAAAGAATATGATGTGCTCTTCCTGGGGACAG AGGATGGACACATCCACCGAGCTGTGCGCATCGGAGCTCAGCTCAGCGTCCTGGAAGATCTGGCCTTGTTCCCAGAGCCACAGCCGGTTGAGAGCATGAAACTGTACCAT GGTTGGCTCCTGGTGGGCTCCCCTACCGAGGTAACACAAGTGAACACCAGCAACTGCGGCCGTCTCCAGAGCTGCTCCGAGTGTATCCTGGCCCAGGACCCTGTGTGTGCCTGGAGCTTCCGGCTTGATGCTTGTGTGGCCCATGCAGGGGAGCACCGCGG GATGGTCCAAGACATAGAGTCAGCCGATGTCTCGTCTTTGTGTCCGAAAGAGCCTGGAG AACACCCGGTAGTGTTTGAAGTTCCAGTGGCTACCAAGGGCCATGTGGTCCTGCCATGTTCCCCCAGCTCTGCCTGGGCATCATGTGTCTGGCACCAGCCCAGTGGAGTAACTGCACTCACCCCCCGAAGGGATGGGCTagaggttgtggtgaccccagggGCCATGGGTGCTTATGCCTGTGAGTGTCAGGAGGGTGGAGCGGCCCGTGTGGTAGCTGCTTACAGCTTGGTGTGGGGCAGCCAGCAGGGACCCTCAAACCGGGCCCACACAGTGGTAGGGGCTGGACTGGTTGGCTTTCTCCTGGGGGTTCTTGTGGCATCCCTCACTCTCCTCCTGATTGGTCGCCGTCAGCAGCGTCGGCGTCAGAGGGAACTTCTGGCTAGAGACAAAGTGGGCTTAGACCTGGGGGCCCCGGCTTCCGGAACTACAAGCTATAGCCAagaccctccctccccttctcctgaaGATGAACGGCTGCCCCTGGCCCTGGCCAAGAGGGGCAGTGGTTTTGGTGGCTTCCCTCCACCCTTTCTGCTTGACTCTTGCTCGAGCCCTGCCCACATCCGGCTCACAGGGGCTCCTCTAGCCACCTGTGATGAGACATCCATCTAG